The following coding sequences lie in one Psychrobacter arenosus genomic window:
- the phoU gene encoding phosphate signaling complex protein PhoU, whose amino-acid sequence MSIYERHTSKSFDQDLETATRLFLTMGDSVAVQVAKAIHALIDADAVLAHEVINTDHDINNKELELDEHILLIVAKRQPTASDLRLVMALSKGVVDLERIGDEAVKIAQMACQISAEGSAPRGYAEVQHLGNQVRLMVHNALDAFTHLNVEQAFEVMRNDGVINREYQSATRALMTYIMEDSRHVSNVINIMWVLRALERIGDHARNVAELVIYSISGEDVRHTDHAQVAKTVQEASEQMAAREATANQALPAEPPTYDEHTVSNERKD is encoded by the coding sequence ATGAGTATCTATGAAAGACATACTTCTAAAAGTTTTGATCAAGATTTAGAAACGGCTACTCGGTTATTTTTAACCATGGGAGACAGTGTCGCGGTCCAAGTGGCGAAAGCTATCCATGCCCTCATTGATGCTGATGCGGTCTTAGCCCATGAAGTGATCAATACTGATCATGATATTAATAATAAAGAGCTCGAGTTGGATGAGCATATCTTGCTGATCGTAGCCAAACGTCAACCTACGGCCAGCGATTTAAGACTGGTGATGGCGCTGAGCAAAGGCGTGGTAGATCTTGAACGCATTGGGGATGAAGCCGTAAAAATTGCCCAGATGGCCTGTCAGATCAGTGCTGAAGGTAGCGCGCCTCGCGGTTATGCGGAAGTGCAGCATTTAGGCAACCAAGTCCGCCTAATGGTACACAATGCTTTAGATGCCTTTACGCATCTGAATGTTGAGCAAGCGTTTGAAGTCATGCGCAATGACGGCGTTATCAATCGTGAGTATCAATCTGCTACGCGCGCGCTAATGACTTATATTATGGAAGACTCCCGCCATGTCTCTAATGTTATTAACATTATGTGGGTGCTGCGGGCGTTAGAGCGCATCGGCGACCATGCTCGCAATGTGGCAGAATTGGTCATTTACTCTATCAGCGGTGAAGACGTCCGCCATACTGACCATGCGCAAGTGGCGAAGACGGTCCAAGAGGCTAGCGAGCAAATGGCGGCACGCGAGGCAACAGCCAATCAAGCTTTACCTGCTGAGCCCCCTACTTATGATGAGCATACGGTGAGCAATGAGCGAAAAGACTAA
- the pstB gene encoding phosphate ABC transporter ATP-binding protein PstB, with product MNDVVEKTRQQTPVTSPVHPSTAKPKSSLLDRPMSTATQIDQPDAASFNRQTVADMPTGMPPAKMEIRDLNFYYGDFQALKNINIDIPEKNVTAFIGPSGCGKSTLLRTFNRMYDLYPGMRAEGAINMGGQNVLGKDVDVNLLRARVGMVFQKPTPFPMSIYDNVAFGVRLYEKLSKAEMDERVEWALKKSALWPEVKDKLKASGLSLSGGQQQRLCIARGVATKPEVLLLDEPTSALDPISTGSIEDLIEDLKQDYTIAIVTHNMQQAARVSDYTVYMYLGDMVEMGETDQIFTNPAQKATEDYITGRYG from the coding sequence ATGAATGATGTTGTAGAAAAAACCCGCCAGCAAACGCCAGTTACCAGCCCTGTCCACCCGAGCACGGCCAAGCCAAAAAGCAGCTTGCTCGATAGACCCATGTCGACGGCGACCCAAATCGATCAGCCGGATGCTGCTAGTTTTAATCGACAAACTGTGGCCGATATGCCTACGGGTATGCCGCCGGCTAAGATGGAAATTCGCGATTTGAATTTCTACTATGGTGATTTTCAGGCATTGAAAAACATCAATATTGATATTCCAGAGAAGAACGTTACCGCATTTATCGGACCATCTGGCTGTGGTAAATCGACTTTACTGCGCACCTTTAACCGTATGTACGACCTGTATCCCGGTATGCGTGCGGAAGGGGCCATCAATATGGGCGGGCAAAACGTCTTAGGCAAAGATGTGGATGTGAATTTACTACGCGCGCGCGTTGGTATGGTCTTTCAAAAACCCACGCCATTTCCCATGTCGATTTATGACAATGTCGCCTTTGGGGTGCGCTTATACGAAAAACTTAGCAAAGCAGAGATGGATGAGCGCGTAGAGTGGGCGCTAAAAAAATCAGCGCTATGGCCAGAAGTGAAAGATAAGCTCAAGGCGTCAGGATTGTCATTATCCGGGGGACAGCAGCAGCGGTTGTGTATCGCCCGTGGGGTAGCGACTAAACCAGAAGTTCTGCTACTGGATGAGCCTACTTCAGCGCTAGATCCTATCTCCACAGGCTCGATTGAAGATTTGATTGAAGATTTAAAGCAAGACTATACCATCGCTATCGTCACGCACAATATGCAGCAAGCCGCGCGGGTTTCCGACTATACCGTATATATGTATTTGGGCGATATGGTCGAGATGGGCGAGACGGATCAAATCTTTACCAACCCTGCGCAAAAGGCAACGGAAGACTATATTACCGGTCGTTATGGCTAA
- the pstA gene encoding phosphate ABC transporter permease PstA, which produces MSTAHAIVQPEPRFEDRYNKSLYNKRRLINKLGLGFALSAMAFGLFWLLWILFTLFVEGFQGMVEMPIFMADTPPPMGEGGLRNAIVGSAMLAFSGLFIGAPIGLMTGIYLAEFSHGSMLGKVTRFLNDILLSAPSIVIGLFIYALMVKGSSFSGWAGALALALIVVPVVVRTTENMLNLVPNTLREAAYALGTPKWQLVTKVTIKAAKVGLTTGVLLAFARITGETAPLLFTALNNQYFSTDMSQPLANLPNTIYQFAMSPYDNWHALAWAAALLITATVLTLNIIARMIGGKDHTR; this is translated from the coding sequence ATGTCTACTGCCCATGCCATAGTCCAGCCAGAGCCACGTTTTGAGGATCGTTATAACAAGAGCCTCTATAACAAGCGTCGTTTAATTAATAAGTTGGGTCTTGGGTTTGCCTTATCGGCTATGGCCTTTGGTTTGTTTTGGTTGCTATGGATTTTATTCACACTATTCGTCGAAGGCTTTCAAGGCATGGTAGAGATGCCGATCTTTATGGCCGATACGCCACCGCCTATGGGCGAGGGTGGGTTACGCAACGCCATTGTCGGTTCTGCCATGTTGGCCTTTTCGGGACTATTTATCGGCGCGCCAATCGGCTTAATGACGGGTATTTATCTGGCTGAATTCTCTCATGGCAGTATGCTCGGCAAAGTCACTAGATTCTTAAACGATATTTTGCTGTCTGCGCCTTCGATTGTTATCGGTCTCTTTATCTATGCGTTGATGGTGAAAGGCAGCAGCTTCTCTGGTTGGGCGGGCGCATTAGCGTTAGCACTGATTGTCGTACCAGTCGTAGTTCGTACCACTGAAAATATGCTCAACTTAGTGCCCAATACTTTGCGCGAAGCCGCTTATGCTTTGGGCACGCCAAAATGGCAGTTGGTGACTAAGGTCACTATCAAGGCCGCAAAAGTGGGCTTAACGACCGGGGTGTTATTGGCCTTTGCCCGCATTACTGGCGAGACCGCTCCGTTACTGTTTACTGCCCTAAATAACCAATACTTTAGCACTGATATGAGTCAGCCACTGGCCAACTTACCAAATACCATCTATCAGTTTGCCATGAGCCCTTATGACAATTGGCATGCGCTAGCTTGGGCCGCGGCCTTACTGATTACGGCCACGGTGTTAACGCTCAATATTATCGCCCGTATGATCGGTGGTAAAGACCATACCCGCTAA
- the pstC gene encoding phosphate ABC transporter permease subunit PstC, translating to MADLHSQLAKQKRYDAIFVNATKAFAILVLLSLGGILVSLIVGAWPSIQTFGLGFYTSNNWDTVADEYGALAPIYGTIVTSIIAIAIAVPVSFGIAIFLTELCPAFLKRPLGIAIELLAGIPSIIYGMWGLFVFAPWFGDNVQPWFIEHVGPLPIIGKLFQGAPMGLGMFTASLVLAIMIIPFIAATMRDVFSVVPDLLKESAYGMGATTWEVMFKIILPYTKAGVVGGVILGLGRALGETMAVTFLIGNAFNLSPSLFTSGVTITSALANEFAEASSELHLASLLHLGLILFVITFIVLSISKLMLMRIDQKAGN from the coding sequence ATGGCAGACCTACACTCGCAACTGGCCAAACAAAAACGCTACGATGCCATCTTCGTCAATGCGACCAAAGCATTTGCGATTTTAGTGCTGCTGTCGTTAGGCGGTATCTTAGTGTCCTTGATCGTCGGCGCTTGGCCGAGCATTCAAACGTTTGGTCTAGGCTTTTATACCAGCAATAACTGGGATACGGTCGCCGATGAATATGGGGCATTAGCCCCCATTTACGGCACGATAGTGACCTCTATCATCGCCATTGCCATCGCTGTTCCCGTCAGTTTCGGTATCGCCATCTTTTTGACTGAATTGTGTCCTGCCTTCTTAAAGCGTCCTTTGGGCATTGCCATCGAGCTACTCGCAGGTATTCCTTCCATTATTTATGGCATGTGGGGCTTGTTCGTGTTCGCGCCTTGGTTTGGCGACAATGTCCAACCGTGGTTTATCGAGCATGTGGGTCCTCTACCTATCATCGGCAAGCTCTTTCAAGGCGCACCGATGGGGCTAGGCATGTTTACCGCTTCTTTAGTCCTCGCCATCATGATCATTCCCTTTATCGCTGCCACTATGCGCGATGTCTTCTCTGTGGTGCCCGATTTATTAAAAGAATCGGCTTATGGGATGGGCGCGACGACTTGGGAAGTGATGTTTAAGATTATCTTGCCTTATACCAAGGCCGGGGTCGTAGGCGGCGTGATTTTAGGATTAGGTCGTGCTCTAGGTGAGACCATGGCGGTAACTTTCTTAATTGGTAATGCTTTCAACCTAAGCCCTAGCTTGTTTACTTCTGGGGTCACGATTACCTCAGCGCTGGCCAACGAGTTTGCGGAAGCCTCGAGCGAATTGCACTTAGCGTCGCTATTACACTTAGGTCTGATTCTGTTCGTGATTACCTTTATCGTGCTGTCTATCTCAAAGCTGATGCTGATGCGTATCGACCAAAAAGCGGGCAATTAA
- the pstS gene encoding phosphate ABC transporter substrate-binding protein PstS produces MRYSLLAVAMVSALTLAACDKKEATDETTVVEPAGTAPAETATPTTATATPAGTFKSAENIAMNITGAGASFPQPIYAKWSADYNAATGGQVNYQSIGSSGGIKQIIAKTVDFGASDAPMTPEELAENDLIQFPTVIGGVVPVVNIEGIEPGQLKLDGETLANIYLGKISKWNDPAITALNPDLTLPDAQITTVFRSDGSGTTFNFTDYLAKVSSDWKDNVGVDKTIKWPTTSTGAGGKGNEGVASYVNRMKNSIGYVEYAYAKQNKMAHTALKNAAGNFVQPSAETFAAAGDIDWSQQEGFYKVITNSETEQAWPIAAATFILVHKQPQDAKQVAGVLNFFDWAYSQGDESAMSLDYVPFSDTAVALFKEKWKDVKGSDGQPVYTPAQ; encoded by the coding sequence ATGCGTTATTCATTACTAGCTGTAGCTATGGTCAGTGCCCTTACTTTAGCGGCCTGTGACAAAAAAGAAGCCACGGACGAGACCACAGTCGTTGAGCCTGCTGGTACTGCCCCTGCAGAGACCGCAACTCCGACTACGGCGACCGCCACGCCAGCAGGAACGTTTAAGTCTGCTGAAAACATCGCTATGAATATTACGGGTGCAGGCGCCTCTTTCCCGCAACCTATCTATGCTAAATGGTCAGCAGATTATAACGCTGCGACTGGTGGTCAAGTGAACTACCAATCTATCGGCTCGTCAGGCGGCATTAAGCAAATCATCGCTAAGACCGTAGATTTCGGGGCTTCTGATGCGCCAATGACTCCAGAAGAATTGGCTGAAAATGACCTTATTCAGTTTCCAACAGTCATCGGTGGTGTGGTGCCAGTCGTAAATATCGAAGGCATTGAACCCGGGCAGTTAAAGCTAGATGGTGAGACTTTAGCAAATATTTACTTGGGTAAAATCAGCAAGTGGAACGACCCTGCTATTACCGCGCTAAACCCAGACTTAACGCTACCTGATGCGCAAATTACTACGGTATTCCGTTCAGACGGCTCAGGCACGACCTTTAACTTTACCGATTACTTAGCCAAAGTGTCTAGCGATTGGAAAGACAATGTTGGCGTTGATAAAACCATCAAATGGCCAACGACATCAACAGGAGCGGGCGGTAAAGGCAACGAAGGCGTCGCCAGCTATGTCAACCGTATGAAAAACTCTATCGGTTATGTCGAATACGCTTACGCCAAGCAAAACAAGATGGCCCATACCGCTCTTAAAAATGCCGCTGGTAACTTCGTGCAGCCTTCAGCAGAGACTTTCGCAGCTGCTGGCGATATCGATTGGTCACAGCAAGAAGGCTTCTATAAGGTCATCACCAACTCAGAAACTGAGCAAGCTTGGCCGATCGCTGCCGCTACTTTCATCTTAGTGCATAAGCAGCCACAAGATGCCAAACAAGTGGCAGGCGTCTTAAACTTCTTCGATTGGGCCTATAGCCAAGGCGATGAGTCAGCCATGTCGCTCGACTACGTGCCATTCTCGGACACCGCCGTAGCTTTATTCAAAGAGAAATGGAAAGACGTTAAAGGTAGCGACGGTCAGCCGGTCTATACCCCAGCGCAGTAG
- the thiC gene encoding phosphomethylpyrimidine synthase ThiC, with protein sequence MSITADIPANVANPASASTERPNPLKTPAHRKATDARFDEEARDLTRNLPASRKVYVTGSRPDIRVPMREITLTDTPIGGFGRETAEYNPPFYVYDTSGVYTDPEVDIDLTKGLPKLREAWIEERGDTEILSGLSSNYGKERARDITTANLRFAHIDKPRRALKGKNVTQMHYARQGIITPEMEYIAIRETQKQHELTDMRQHDGETFGANTPKIITPEFVRSEVAAGRAIIPNNINHPESEPMIIGRNFLVKINANIGNSALGSSIDEEVAKMTWATRWGGDTIMDLSTGKHIHETREWIIRNSPVPIGTVPIYQALEKVDGVAEDLTWEIFRDTLIEQAEQGVDYFTIHAGVLLRYVPLTANRLTGIVSRGGSIMAQWCLAHHKESFLYTHFEEICEIMKQYDVAFSLGDGLRPGCLQDANDEAQFGELRTLGELTQVAWKHDVQVMIEGPGHVAMNRIKENMDLQLEMCHEAPFYTLGPLTTDIAPGYDHITSAIGAAMIGWFGTAMLCYVTPKEHLGLPNKKDVKDGIITYKIAAHAADLAKGHPGAQARDNALSKARFEFRWDDQFNLALDPDTAREYHDETLPKDAHKSAHFCSMCGPKFCSMKITQNVREYAAGLPTKPIAAVTPSSGDLKDENHLIKEVDTELVRQVGEASYDDVQKGMAEMTEKYHAEGRQLYKEV encoded by the coding sequence ATGTCTATCACTGCTGATATCCCAGCCAATGTTGCTAATCCGGCCTCTGCCTCTACAGAGCGACCCAATCCGCTAAAAACTCCAGCTCACCGCAAGGCTACTGACGCTCGCTTTGATGAAGAAGCGCGCGATTTAACTCGTAACCTGCCTGCCTCGCGTAAAGTTTATGTCACCGGCTCCCGCCCTGATATTCGTGTGCCTATGCGCGAAATTACCTTAACTGATACTCCTATTGGCGGTTTTGGTCGTGAGACGGCTGAATATAACCCGCCCTTCTACGTTTACGACACCTCGGGCGTCTATACTGACCCTGAAGTGGACATTGATCTCACCAAAGGCCTGCCTAAACTGCGTGAAGCTTGGATTGAGGAACGCGGCGATACCGAAATTCTCTCCGGCCTCTCTAGTAATTACGGCAAAGAACGTGCCCGTGATATCACCACCGCCAACCTGCGTTTTGCCCATATCGACAAACCACGCCGCGCGTTAAAAGGCAAAAACGTCACGCAAATGCACTATGCACGCCAAGGTATCATCACCCCTGAGATGGAATATATCGCCATCCGTGAGACACAAAAGCAGCACGAGCTGACCGATATGCGCCAACACGATGGGGAAACTTTTGGCGCCAATACTCCGAAAATTATTACGCCTGAATTTGTCCGTTCAGAGGTCGCGGCGGGACGCGCTATTATTCCGAATAACATCAACCACCCTGAATCAGAGCCGATGATTATTGGCCGTAATTTTCTCGTTAAAATTAACGCTAATATTGGCAACTCTGCGCTGGGTTCGAGCATCGATGAAGAAGTGGCTAAAATGACCTGGGCGACGCGTTGGGGCGGCGATACCATTATGGATTTGTCGACCGGCAAACACATCCATGAAACCCGTGAGTGGATCATCCGTAACTCACCCGTACCGATTGGTACCGTACCGATTTATCAAGCGCTAGAGAAAGTCGATGGCGTGGCAGAAGACCTGACTTGGGAAATCTTCCGCGACACTTTGATTGAGCAGGCCGAACAAGGCGTCGACTACTTTACGATTCATGCGGGCGTGCTGCTGCGCTATGTGCCCCTGACCGCTAATCGCTTAACTGGCATCGTCTCCCGCGGTGGCTCTATCATGGCGCAGTGGTGCCTTGCCCATCATAAAGAGAGCTTTTTATATACGCATTTCGAAGAGATTTGCGAGATTATGAAGCAGTACGACGTGGCCTTTAGCTTGGGGGATGGCTTACGTCCGGGTTGTCTGCAAGATGCCAACGATGAAGCCCAATTTGGCGAATTACGGACTTTAGGCGAGCTGACCCAAGTTGCTTGGAAACACGATGTTCAGGTAATGATTGAAGGCCCCGGTCACGTGGCGATGAACCGCATTAAAGAGAATATGGACCTGCAATTAGAAATGTGCCATGAAGCGCCTTTTTACACTTTAGGACCGTTAACGACGGATATCGCGCCGGGCTACGACCATATTACCAGTGCCATTGGCGCCGCGATGATTGGTTGGTTTGGTACCGCGATGCTGTGTTATGTCACGCCCAAAGAGCATTTAGGTTTGCCGAATAAGAAGGATGTGAAAGATGGCATCATTACCTATAAGATTGCCGCTCATGCTGCAGATTTGGCGAAGGGGCATCCTGGCGCGCAAGCCCGCGATAATGCCTTGTCGAAAGCCCGGTTTGAATTCCGTTGGGACGACCAGTTTAATCTGGCGTTAGATCCGGATACGGCGCGTGAATACCACGACGAAACCCTACCTAAAGACGCGCATAAATCGGCGCATTTCTGCTCAATGTGTGGGCCAAAATTCTGCTCAATGAAAATTACCCAAAATGTGCGTGAATATGCGGCAGGATTGCCCACAAAACCAATAGCAGCAGTAACGCCGAGCAGTGGTGATTTAAAAGATGAGAACCACCTAATTAAAGAAGTGGATACCGAGTTGGTTAGACAGGTGGGTGAGGCGAGCTATGATGACGTGCAAAAAGGCATGGCTGAGATGACCGAAAAGTATCATGCTGAAGGCCGTCAGCTGTATAAAGAAGTCTAG
- a CDS encoding fructose bisphosphate aldolase — MSYQQQLERIKNDTGFIAALDQSGGSTPKALRMYGVSESDYENDDEMFAQVHEMRSRIMTCECFSSERVLGAILFEDTMDREVNGKATAAYLWEDKNIVPFLKVDKGLAEQMDGVQVMLPIPGLDALLDKAKNSPVFGTKMRSVIHSASASGIETVVQQQFDVAKQIISKGFMPIVEPEVNIESTEKLACEVLLKAEILRNLERLEGDQQVMLKLTLPEEAGFYKDLIDHPQVLKVVALSGGYSRDEACERLAQNPGMIASFSRAFTEGLSKQQSDEEFANTIDASIDKIYSASKV; from the coding sequence ATGAGTTACCAACAACAATTAGAAAGAATAAAAAATGACACGGGCTTTATTGCAGCGCTCGATCAAAGTGGCGGCAGTACCCCAAAAGCGCTACGTATGTACGGCGTGAGCGAAAGTGATTATGAAAATGACGACGAAATGTTTGCCCAAGTCCACGAAATGCGCTCGCGTATCATGACCTGCGAGTGTTTCTCTAGTGAGCGCGTCCTCGGCGCTATCTTATTCGAAGATACGATGGACCGTGAAGTCAATGGTAAAGCGACCGCTGCTTATCTTTGGGAAGATAAAAATATCGTGCCTTTCTTAAAGGTGGACAAAGGCTTAGCAGAGCAAATGGATGGGGTACAAGTGATGTTACCTATTCCTGGTCTAGACGCTTTGCTAGATAAAGCTAAAAATTCACCAGTCTTTGGTACCAAAATGCGCTCAGTGATTCATAGCGCCTCAGCAAGCGGTATCGAAACGGTAGTTCAGCAGCAGTTTGATGTGGCGAAGCAGATTATCTCTAAAGGTTTTATGCCTATCGTTGAGCCCGAAGTAAATATCGAAAGCACGGAAAAATTAGCCTGCGAGGTCTTGCTCAAAGCTGAAATCCTGCGCAATCTAGAGCGTTTAGAAGGTGATCAACAAGTCATGCTGAAACTGACGCTACCTGAAGAAGCTGGTTTTTATAAAGACTTGATTGACCATCCCCAAGTATTGAAAGTCGTGGCATTGTCTGGTGGTTATAGCCGTGATGAAGCTTGTGAGAGATTGGCGCAAAATCCAGGTATGATTGCGAGCTTCTCGCGTGCCTTTACCGAAGGGTTGTCTAAACAGCAATCTGATGAAGAGTTTGCTAATACGATTGATGCTTCTATTGATAAAATTTATTCGGCTTCTAAAGTATAG
- a CDS encoding EamA/RhaT family transporter: MIYLVIAVLCSVAVSVLLKILRQRQVDIRQTIVAGYPVAFLLTWWLLNPEVSAAAELGSAWGIIFALGILLPLVFVILGRAIESVGIIATDAAQRLSLIIPIVAAFLLFGEVLTTQRVIGVAIGFLALGLLVYRSPNSAAIDAPTTPLSGHSTAVTPTSPTFRIPTWGWLLGVWLGYGVIDILFKQVAKQGAAFPLTLFLSFGLAALLLLGYLISQRVRWQPRALLAGLLLGGLNMGNIYAYVRAHQTLAESPSMVFTGMNVGVIAVATLVGIVLFKETLSRINRLGLLFAIICVAVLFLA, from the coding sequence ATGATTTATCTAGTCATAGCAGTGCTGTGCAGTGTGGCGGTATCGGTATTATTAAAAATACTGCGGCAACGCCAAGTAGATATCCGCCAGACCATTGTCGCCGGCTATCCGGTGGCTTTTTTATTAACTTGGTGGTTGCTAAATCCAGAGGTAAGCGCCGCTGCAGAGTTGGGCAGCGCTTGGGGCATTATCTTTGCGTTAGGTATTTTATTGCCGCTGGTTTTTGTCATTTTAGGCCGTGCTATTGAATCTGTTGGGATTATTGCTACGGATGCAGCGCAGCGTTTGTCGTTAATTATTCCTATCGTCGCCGCCTTTTTACTGTTTGGTGAGGTGTTAACGACGCAGCGGGTCATCGGGGTGGCCATTGGTTTCTTAGCGCTAGGACTGTTGGTTTACCGGTCGCCAAATTCGGCAGCTATAGATGCACCAACTACCCCTTTAAGTGGTCATTCGACTGCCGTTACTCCAACTAGTCCTACCTTTAGGATACCAACGTGGGGCTGGTTGCTAGGCGTCTGGCTAGGCTATGGTGTCATCGATATTCTATTCAAACAAGTCGCCAAACAAGGGGCTGCTTTTCCCCTGACTTTATTTTTAAGTTTTGGGCTGGCAGCATTGCTACTATTGGGCTATCTTATCAGTCAGCGGGTGCGTTGGCAGCCTCGAGCCCTGCTGGCAGGACTGCTATTGGGTGGGCTGAATATGGGCAATATTTATGCTTATGTACGTGCTCATCAAACCCTAGCAGAGTCGCCCAGCATGGTCTTTACCGGTATGAACGTTGGGGTAATTGCTGTTGCTACTTTAGTCGGTATCGTATTGTTTAAAGAGACGCTAAGCCGGATAAATAGGCTAGGTTTATTGTTTGCCATAATCTGTGTGGCCGTTTTATTCTTAGCGTAA
- a CDS encoding ABC transporter ATP-binding protein, protein MKKLFSYFETRLTSFPDTPIPLPRDGLVAFLWACTAGLRGWLLLFMILTAGIGVYEAMLFAWIGNLVDWLGTYTPQSLWTNKGDMLLLMAAVLILSPLWIGATSLVHFQVLQGVFPMQMRWRFHKRMLSQSMQFYQDEFSGRVSAKVMQTALAVRDTVMTVTDMLMYVTVYFITSGVILFNLDSLLLIPFAIWLVLFGLTLRFFIPKLKITASAQADARALMTGRITDAYANIMTVKLFSHSQRELTYAKSAMRQFLDTVHAQMRWVSVLEICNHIISVVLIGSTAFIGLYLWTKGDVGVGAIAAATAMALRLNGLTHWIMWQTASLFESIGTVQDGMRTLSAPQTVTDKPDAKPLVVTEGNIVFDHVDFGYEGTELSLFNKADAIEATVTNTANNTATNDIKLLDNFHLDIKPGEKIGLVGRSGAGKSTLVNLLLRFYDVNSGTICIDSQAIDAVTQESLRRQIGMVTQDTSLLHRTVRENIAYGRPEATDAEIIAAAKRAQAWEFIQDLYDAKGNTALDTQVGERGVKLSGGQRQRIAIARVMLKNAPILLLDEATSALDSEVEFAITQSLNDMMAGKTVIAIAHRLSTIAALDRLVVMDKGRIIEQGSHDELLAIDGVYAGLWQRQSGGFLGEDA, encoded by the coding sequence ATGAAAAAACTCTTCTCCTACTTTGAAACCCGTCTGACGTCCTTTCCCGACACCCCTATTCCCTTACCTAGAGATGGGTTGGTGGCCTTTTTATGGGCCTGTACCGCTGGTTTGCGCGGTTGGCTGTTGCTATTTATGATTTTGACGGCAGGTATCGGGGTCTATGAGGCGATGCTGTTTGCGTGGATAGGCAACCTGGTCGATTGGCTAGGCACTTATACCCCGCAGAGCTTATGGACCAACAAAGGCGATATGCTGCTGTTGATGGCTGCCGTCTTAATCCTCAGCCCACTATGGATTGGCGCGACCTCTCTCGTGCATTTTCAGGTATTGCAGGGCGTGTTTCCGATGCAGATGCGTTGGCGCTTTCATAAGCGCATGCTTAGTCAGTCGATGCAGTTTTATCAAGATGAGTTTTCAGGCCGAGTCTCTGCCAAGGTCATGCAGACCGCATTAGCAGTACGCGACACGGTGATGACGGTCACCGATATGTTGATGTATGTGACGGTTTATTTTATTACTAGTGGGGTGATTCTCTTTAATCTAGACAGCTTACTGCTGATTCCTTTCGCTATTTGGTTGGTACTGTTTGGTTTAACGTTACGGTTCTTTATTCCCAAATTAAAAATTACGGCGAGCGCACAAGCGGATGCTAGAGCCTTGATGACCGGTCGCATTACTGATGCTTATGCCAATATCATGACGGTGAAATTATTTAGCCATTCGCAGCGGGAACTCACCTATGCTAAATCAGCGATGCGGCAGTTTTTAGATACCGTGCATGCGCAGATGCGTTGGGTCAGTGTATTAGAAATCTGCAACCATATCATTAGCGTAGTATTGATTGGCAGTACCGCATTTATTGGGCTGTATTTATGGACTAAGGGCGATGTTGGGGTCGGTGCTATCGCGGCGGCTACCGCTATGGCGCTCCGTCTTAATGGATTGACCCACTGGATTATGTGGCAGACCGCGAGCCTATTTGAAAGTATCGGTACGGTACAAGATGGGATGCGCACGCTATCTGCTCCCCAAACCGTGACTGATAAACCGGATGCCAAACCGTTAGTGGTGACTGAAGGCAATATCGTGTTTGACCACGTCGATTTTGGCTACGAAGGTACCGAGTTGTCCCTGTTTAATAAAGCGGATGCGATAGAGGCGACAGTTACAAATACAGCTAACAACACAGCAACCAATGACATTAAACTCTTGGATAATTTTCATCTCGATATTAAACCAGGCGAAAAGATTGGCTTGGTAGGTCGTTCAGGCGCCGGTAAATCAACGCTGGTTAATTTATTATTGCGTTTTTATGATGTGAATAGCGGCACTATCTGTATCGATAGCCAAGCTATTGATGCGGTGACGCAAGAAAGCCTACGCCGCCAAATCGGCATGGTCACGCAAGATACCTCCTTACTGCATCGTACCGTCCGTGAAAACATCGCTTATGGGCGTCCAGAAGCGACCGATGCGGAAATTATTGCCGCGGCAAAACGCGCGCAAGCTTGGGAGTTTATTCAAGATTTGTACGACGCCAAGGGCAATACTGCACTAGATACCCAAGTCGGTGAGCGTGGTGTGAAACTTTCAGGGGGTCAGCGTCAACGGATTGCTATCGCCCGCGTCATGCTAAAGAATGCGCCGATTCTATTATTAGATGAAGCGACCAGTGCGCTAGACTCAGAAGTTGAATTTGCGATCACCCAAAGTCTCAACGATATGATGGCGGGCAAGACGGTCATCGCTATTGCCCATCGCCTCTCCACTATCGCTGCATTGGACCGCCTAGTGGTGATGGATAAAGGGCGTATTATCGAGCAAGGCAGCCATGATGAGCTGCTGGCTATTGATGGGGTTTATGCCGGTTTATGGCAGCGCCAGAGCGGTGGTTTTTTAGGAGAGGATGCATGA